ATTGGGAACTTGTATGCTTGTCTGGCGGTTCCCTTGCTTATGGCGTGATCGAAGAGAATGGCTCGGAAGCATCTGATTATCTTTTCAGAGTTTGCAATGTCGGTACTGGAAATGCAGAATTGGCTGCCAATGTCACAATGCGTGATCCGGGGTGCATGAATTCGATGGGCGTTCGGGACTTGCCTGGGCAGTACCAAGAGTGGGTGCGAGGTCGTTCCGAAGACACCGCTGCAGTGTTGAAGGGATCTAGCTATATGGTGTTCAATGGCCTTGACCGTGAATCGATTGCTTACTGCACCAACCGCGCGTTCCCATACTACACTCGTCCTGGTTATACGTTGGATACTGTTTATCTCTATCGTGAAGGTACTAAGATTGACACTGTTTATGCTGCTGATACGACTAGAACATTGTATGAAAAATTGACTCCGAAAGATTTCAGAGATACGCTCCAGTTCTACGATGTTGTCGATGCAAATGGCAAGACTATTGGCGAGGATTTCTCTCTTTATCGTGAATACAAGAAGGGCGGTAAATCTTGGCTGGATTCACTTGCAAATGGATTGACTTATAAACCATCAAGCAAAAAAGTCGTGTTCTTGACGGGTGAAAAACTCCATTATCGCGAAGCAGCATCGTTCTACAAATCGCCTGCTGTTGGCTTCCGCTGCTGTGCGTATAGGAAATAGACGAGAGAACGCCGCAATGCGGCTACAGACTAGAGACGAGAGTTGTTGTTTATTGTCATTCCCGCGTAGGCGGGAATCTCCCTTTTATATAAAAACGTGAATAAAATGAATACAGAAGACTTTTTGAATGTCGCAAAGGAACTTGCCCGTAAGGCGGGCGACCTTTGCCTTGAACTCCAGAACAACCTTGGCGATGTCCGCTACAAGACTGTTAAAGACGTTGTGACTATCGCCGATGTATCTAGTGAAAAGCTCATTGTCGATGGGCTCCGTGCCGCATTCCCGACACATTCCATCCGCACCGAAGAAGCGGGCATCATCGAAGGCTCCGATCCGCGCTACCGCTGGATTATCGACCCGGTTGATGGCACGGTGAACTTTAGCCGTGGTATTCCGCTGTGGGGCATTTCGATTGCCTTGCATTTCGAAGGCAAACCGCATGTTGCTGTTGTGAACTTGCCGAAGCTTGGTGAACTCTACACAGCTGCAAAAGGCATGGGTGCGTTCATGAATGACAAACAAATTCATGTGAGCCGAGAATCGAATCCGACACATGCAATTGTTTCGAATGGCGATTTCAACGTAGGCGATGCCGCAAAAATCAATGCGCAGAATTCTCACAATTTTGCATGCGAAGCCGAAACGTTCGAACGCGTGAAGTGCTTGGGCTCTGCAGTGATTGAAGGCTGCTTTACGGCCTGCGGCCGCATCGATTGCTTTGTGATGACCATGAGCTATCCGTGGGACATCGCGGCGATTGCGCTCCTCGTCGAAGAAGCTGGCGGCAAGTCTACACACATTGACGGTACTCCCATGCAGTTCGTCGATGCCGAACAGGTCATCTTTACCAACGGCCTTCTGCACGACACTCTTGTGAAAACTTTGCAATAGGCGCTAGCCGAACCTTTACTGGATTGCGCTCCTACGAACCTAATTCAACTAAGGCTCTAAAGAGCCAAGTTTCATATATCGCGTTGCTCGGAATGACGAATAACCGTCGTCGTCCTGAACGAAGTGAAGGACCCAGTCAAGTCTTGTATAACAAAAAAACATCCCGATTCCGCGACGGAATCGGGATCTTTCATTTTCTAACAGCTTTTAGCATTGGCCAATGACTATTGACCAATGACTAATAACTGAATTACAGCGGAATATTTCCGTGCTTCTTCCAAAGCACAGCCTTCTTCTTGTTCTTCAAGTTTTCGAAGGCGGAAACAAGGCGGTCGCGAACGCTCTTCGGTTCGATGACTTCGTCGATGAATCCGTTGCCAGCGGCGATATACGGGTTCAAGTACTTTTCTTCGTATTCGGAGATGTACTGTTCGCGGAGCTTGGCCGGTTCAGCAGAAGCGGCGATTTCCTTTCTGCGGAGAATGTCGACAGCACCTTCAGCACCCATAACGGCGATCTGAGCGATCGGGAGGGCGAACACGCAGTCTGCACCGAGGTTCTTGCTGTTCATGGCGATGTAAGCACCACCGTATGCCTTGCGGAGAATGAGTGTCACGCGCGGCACTGTTGCTTCGGCGTATGCAAAGAGGAGCTTTGCACCGTGGCGGATAATGCCGTTGTGTTCCTGCTTCGTGCCCGGCATGTAACCCGGAACGTCTTCGAGCGTAAGGATAGGAATGTTGAAGCTGTCGCAGAAGCGGACAAAGCGTGCTGCCTTATCGCTAGCGTCCACGTCCAAAGAACCGGCGAGGTACTTCGGCTGGTTAGCGACAACGCCAATCACGTTACCGTCGAGGCGGATAAAGCCGATGACAACGTTCTTTGCAAATTCCGGCTGGATTTCGAGGAAGGAATCCTTGTCGGCAAAGCAGTTGAGCACGTCGCGAACATCGTAAGCGCGCTTGAAGTTGTCCGGAATGATTTCTTCGATATCGGCGGACTTGTCCACGATCGTACCGGCCTGAGCGACAGACTTGTCTGTGTTGCTCTGCGGGAGGTACTTGAGCAAGTTACGCACGCCTTCGAGGCATTCCTTGTCGTCCTTGTACACGAAGTGTGCAACACCGGACTTGGAAGAATGAACGCCTGCGCCACCGAGCTGGTCCGGGGTCACGACTTCAGCAGTCACAGCCTTCACGACAGCCGGGCCCGTGATGAACATCTGGCTCGTCTTTTCGGTCATGAAGATAAAGTCTGTAATAGCCGGGGAGTAGCAAGCACCACCTGCGCACGGTCCGAGAATCACGGAAATCTGCGGAATCACGCCGCTTGCCCAAGTGTTACGGGCGAAAATGCCACTGTAACCGTCGAGGGAGCTAACGCCTTCTTCGATACGGGCGCCACCGCCATCGTTGATGCTGATGAACGGCACCATGGAATCAAGGGCGAGGTCCATCACGTGGCAGATCTTTTTGGCGTGTGCGGAACCGAGAGAACCGCCGCTCACCGTGAAGTCCTGGGAGCAAGCGTAAACCGGGCGGCCATTGATCTTGCCATAACCTGTAACGACACCGTCACCGTAAATGCGCTTGGATTCCGGGAGTTCGATGCTCTGGGAAAGGCGCATGGCGCCGATTTCCTTGAACGTGCCCTTGTCAAAAAGGATTTCAAGGCGTTCGCGAGCAGTGAGCTTGCCCTGGGAATGCTGCTTTTCTACACGAGCGGCGCCGCCACCGGCCTGAGCCTTGGCGTTGCGTTCGCTCAACTTTTCTAAATACGATTTATCCCACATAGTATTCCTGTGTGTTTGCGCTTACTTCTGAATGCGCTTGATAAGGTTGGTAAGAACTTCGCCGGGGCCAAGTTCCTTAAATTCTGTGGCACCATCTGCAATCATGTTCTTGACCGTCTGTGTCCAGCGGACGGGGGAGGTGAGCTGAGTGAGAAGGTTTGCCTTAATTTCGTTCGGATCCGTGTGCGGCTTGGCATCTACGTTCTGGTAGACCGGGCAGACCGGAGTCGAAAATTCAGTTTCTTCGATAGCCTTTGCAAGTTCTGCACGGGCGCTTTCCATGAGCGGTGAGTGGAATGCACCACCGACCTGCAGCGGTACGACGCGCTTCACCTTACCGGTGAGGTATGCTGCGACTTGATCGATACCGGCCTTTTCGCCAGAAATAACGACCTGTCCCGGGCTGTTGAAGTTTGCCGGAACAACTGCTGCGTCCTTGACCTGTGCGCAAGCTTCTTCGACGAGTTCATCAGAACCGCCGAGAACAGCGGCCATCGTACCCGGGCGGAGTTCGCAAGCCTTCTGCATAGCTTCGGCACGCTTTGCAACGAGCTTGAGGCCTGCTTCAAAAGTGATGGCGCCCGTGGCCGTGAGTGCAGAGAATTCGCCGAGCGAGTGACCTGCGGCCATATCCGGCTTACCACCCTGGACCTTTGCCATAGCAACAGAGAGCAGGAACACTGCCGGCTGCGTGACTTTCGTCTGCTTGAGGTCTTCTGCGGTGCCATTGAACATCACGTCAGTGATGTTGAAGCCGAGAATTTCGTTTGCCTTGAGGAACATCGACTTTACGTCGGCGTTCGATTCGAATAAATCTTTGCCCATTCCTGGGAACTGAGAACCCTGACCGGGAAATACGTATGAAATCATGGCTCAAATTTAGTAAATAATATTACTGTAAATGGTATTTATATATTACAGAAAACATACTTTTTAAAAAAGTTTACAATACGCATTTTGCCCTAAACACACTAACTAATATAGGTGTGATGTGTAATTACCATTCATCCTTAAAAACTGCATTTTGTATGTTTTTTGTGAAAACTGCAATTTACGAAAGAATATTTTTCTATCTTTGCACTAAAATTTTATCAAAAGAGGATACAATATTATGGCAAACGAAGAAATCAAGAGCAAACTCAAGGCATTCTTTATGTCCGATCTCGGCGTAGACGGCGATGTCCTGAATTACGATACTCCGCTTTTCGGCGAAGAAATCGGTCTTGACTCCGTGGACTCCCTTGAAATCATCTCCTTCGTCGATGACAACTTCGGCGTTTCTATGACTGGCGTTGCTAAGGAAAACTTCCAGAGCATCGATACCATCGCCGCTTTCATCGAAAAGAACAAGGCTTAATCAAGCCTTTTTATTTGAGTATTGTTTGGAATTTCTATGACTTCTAATAATCGTCGCTGTGTTGTTTCTGGCCTTGGCGTTATCTGCGCTGTAGGCAACAATGTTGAAGAAACCTGGAAAAACGCCCTGAATTCCGTCTCCGGTATTCACAAGACCACTTCTCTCGATACCAAGAACTGCTATGCAGACTTGGCTGCCGAAGTGAACTGTGATACGCTGGACGATATCGAATGCCCGGACGAAAAAGACCGCGCCTCCAAGCTCTGCATCAAGGCTATGAAAGAAGCCCTGAACGATGCTGGTCTCGGTGACTTTGCCGATAGCAGCCGCGTAAGCGTCATTATCGGTAGCTGCGTGGGTGGAGTCCTCAGCATTGAACAGTACCACCGCCACGGTAAGAACGTCAACGAAATTCCGAAGATGCCCATTGCTGCAATCGCCTCCCAGGTGGCCGAAGCTTGCCATGCGGGCGGCATTGTCACAAACGTGGGCAACGCTTGCGCTGCCGGTACGATTTCCATTGCTCTTGCTTGCGACCTTATCCGCGCTGGCAAGGCTGATGTCGTGATCGCCGGTGGCTCCGACTCCTTTGCTTCTGTTCCGTACTCTGGCTTCCTTTCTCTCCATGCTTTGGATGAAAACGGTTGCTCTCCGTTCAACCACTGCAACGGCATCACCCTCGGTGAAGGCGCTGGCATCGTGATTGTCGAATCTCTGGAACATGCCGAAAAGCGTAACGCCAAGCGTTATTGCGAAGTTCTCGGCGCAGGCGTCACAAGCGACGCTCACCACATTACGGCTCCTCGCGAAGATGGCGTCTGCCTCCTCGAAGCGATGGACCGCGCTGTCAGGAATTCTGGCATTAAGAAGTCTGACATCGGTTACCTGAACGCTCACGGTACGGGTACGGGCAAGAACGACAATGCAGAAATCAATGCATTCCACAAGTTCTTCGACGAAGAAAATCCGACCTTGAGTGTCAGTTCGACCAAGGTAATGACGGGTCACTGCCTCGGCGCTGCCGGTGCAATCGAAGCCGTGTTCAGCATCAAGGCTCTCACGACGAATACCGTTTTGCCGACGCTCCATTACTCTGCCGAAGATTCCGAAGCCCTCAAGGCCAAGGTTGGCACGATGGACTACGTGCAGAACACCCCGCGTGCTAAGGAACTCGAATGCGTCATGAGCAACAACGTCGCTTTCGGCGGCACGAACGCAAGTATCGTGTTCAGCAAGAAACCGGGCGATGTGCAGAGCCAGGTCGCTAAGGATAAGAAGATTGCTGTGACAGGTATTGGCATTGTTAGCCCGATCGGTAACAGCAAGGAAATTTACCTTGACGCCGTCAAGAACGGTAAGCTCCCGGAATCCGCTTCCGTTTGCTCGACCGTTACGAACGACGACTACAAGGAACTCGGCATCAAGATGGCCTTCTACCGCAAGCTCGACAATCTGGGACAGCTCCAGACCGTGTCTGGCATGCGCGCCCTCAAGGATGCAAACTTTACGGTCACTGAAGATAATGCCAAGCAGATCGGTATCATCGTGGGTACCAGCGAAGGCGGCCTCGGTGCCACTTACGATTTCGAGGAACTCATTGCCGAAGCCGGTAATGCTGGCGGTAGCGCCTTCAAGTTCCCTCACACAGTTTATAATGCCGCCGGTGGCTACCTCTCGATTCTCTCTGGAATCAAGGGCTACGGCGTCACCATCACGACGGGTCCGCTCTCCGGTCTCGATAGCATCGGCTACTCCATGAACGTCATCCACGATGGTCAGGAAGATGCCATGATGGCTACGGGTACGGACGAAAACCTCCCGATCATCACCGAACTCTGCCAGAAGATGAACGTCGCCGCCGACAAGGTGGTGGAACCGTATTCCAACTCCAATGGCTTTGTGGTGGGCGATGGCTCTGTTTCTATCATCATGGAAACTGAAGAATACGCCAAGTCCCGTGGTGCAAAGGTTTACTGCTACGCCCTTGGTTACGGCAATGGCCGCAAAAACGTGAAGTTCGGCCACATCTCCGGTTCTGACGAAGCTCTTGACCTTGCTATCAAGGATGCTCTCAACGATGCTGGCGTCAGCATTGACGAAATTGACGCTGTCTGCGGTTTTGCAAACGGCTTCAAGAAGATTGACGATATCGAAAAGGGTGCATACGCACGCGTGTTTGGCGACAAGCTCGCAAGTCTCCCGCTCTTCCAGGTGAAGGAACGCGTGGGCGAAGGCCGTGCCGCTTCCGCGACACTCGCCGCTGCCGAAGCTGCTCTCATGCTCGGTGGTGAACTTGCCGAAGAAAACGCCTACTTTATCGCAAATGGCGAAGTGTCCAAGAAGAAGGTCGCAACAGCGGGCTTCAAGAAGATCTTGGTCACGTCCTTTGCTACGGGCGGTTCTTACAGCGCCGTCGTGCTCGGTAAATAATTTTTTTAAGGAGAATTTATAATGAAAGTTGCAATCGTTACTGGTTCTTCTAAGGGGATTGGCAAGGCTTGTGCCCTCCGCCTCGCTCGTGACGGCTACACGGTCGTCGTAAACTACTCCAGTTCTGATGAAGCTGCACTCCAGACGCTTGAACAAATTAAGGCCGAAGGTGGCGATGGCATGGTCTACAAGGCTAACGTCGCCGTTCTTGCCGAAGTCAAGCAGATGGTGCGCGATGTTTTCAAGGCTTATGGCCGTATCGACGTGCTCGTGAACAACGCCGGTATCGTCCGTGACGAATATCTTTTGATGATGAACCCGGATACGCTCGACAAGTGCTTTGACTTGAACGTGAAGGGCTACTTCTATTGCGCACAGCAGGTCGCTGTCAAGATGTACAAGCAGAAGTCTGGTGTTATCATCAACATGTCTTCTGTTTCTTCTAAGTTTGCTCTCGCAGGCCAGGCTGTTTATAGCGCTACGAAGGGCGCCGTGAACTCCTTTACGCAGACGCTTGCCAAGGAACTTGGTGGCTATGGCATTCGCGTGAACGCTGTCGCTCCGGGCTTTGTCGCTACAGAAATGATCGAAGCCATCCCGGAAGAAACCCGCAAGGGCTACCTCGAAAAGGTGCCTCTCAAGCGCTTTGCTTCTGCTGATGAAGTTGCAAACGTCGTTTCTGCACTTGCTTCTGACCAGTTCGCCTATGTGACTGGCCAGGTGATCGTTTTGGATGGAGGTCTTTCCCTGTGATGAACATTTACCAGATCAGCGAAAAGATTGCCCAGCGTCCGCCGTTCCAGATGATCGAAAAGGTCACGGAACTCGTTCCGAACGAATCTGCAACGGGCATCAAGAATGTCTCTGTAAACGAACCGTACTTCATGGGCCACTTCCCGGGCACCCCGATTATGCCGGGCGTCCTCATTTGCGAAGCCTGCGCCCAGCTCTGCTCTCTCGTTATCGAGAAGCCGGCCGAAGACCTTGAAAAGAACTTGTACGTTCTTTTGAAGATTGACGGTTTCAAGTTCGTGAAGCCCGTGATTCCGGGCGACCAGCTCGAAATCTCCGTCAACAAGACGAAGGGCGGTGGAGTCATCGTCGGCTTTGACTGCGTTGTCAAGGTGAACGGCAATGTCCACGCCAAGGGCTCGTTGACGTTTACGAGCATCCCCAAAGAATCTCTGGGCAAATAAATTAATTGTCCTTTGTGTCTTCCCGGCCTTGTGCCGGGATCACCTTATATACAGTTGATGATTGAGAAAGCGAAAAATATAATTGCTGATTTGTTCTGGAAGTTTGTGCTCTTCCTGGTTGTTCACGGGGTGCGCACTTACTTGTTGATTTTCTATCGCCCTAAGATGGTTTTCTTGGGAAAGTCTGTGACGTCGACGGACTTGAAGCAGCCGATGGTAATCATTGCAAACCACACGAGTATGCTCGATCCGTTGATGGTGCAGTCTTTGTTCTTCCATAAGCGCAGCATTGTTGTAGCCAAGGATCAGGTCGAAGACCCGCATTTTCATTGGGCACTTTCCCGCTTTAAGAACGTCATTCCTTGTGACCGCTTTAACCTCGATACCGAATGGGCGCTCCTTGCAAAGAAGGAACTTGAAAAGGGCAATTCCGTTATTATTTTCCCGGAAGGCAAGTGTCGTTATGATGGACTCATGAACGAGTTCAAGACGGGTTTTGCTTTCCTCGCTCGTAGCACGGGCGCTCCTGTTCTTTCTGTTGGCATTGATGGTATTTATAAGATTGGCCACCGCACGCAGATTGTGGTGGACGAACCCGAAACGATTGAACGCGTCAAGGGGATTCCGTCTTCTAAGCATCTTGCAGAACGCAGTGAATACTTCCGCCAGAAGGTTTGGAATCTCAAGCAGCGCGCTTTAGGACAGACGGGAGCTATTCTCCCTGTCGCTGCCGAAACGCCTGAAGAAATCGTCCCCGAGGAGAGCAAGTAGTGAAAATCGGCTTGTCTCTAGAGGGTGGATCTCGCCAGACCATTTTTTCGGCAGGCGTTTTGGACGCTTGGCTGGATGAAGGTGTTTATTTCCCGTATATCTCGGGAGTAAGTGCTGGTTGTCATGCGGCCATGAACTTTGTCACGCGCCAGCGTGGTCGTTTCCGCTACATTATCCAGCCGACAAAAATCCAGCAGGGTAGGGATAAGGCTCATCGCATTTTTGATGGCATCCAGAAGGAATGCCACGCGCTTCATTACAATGCGGCGTATGGCGATATGCCGTTCGATTTTCACCTGTTCTTTGGTTCGGGTGTTGAATGCGAATTTGGCCTGACTTGCTTGGAAACCGGACGTTCGGAATTTTTCCAGGAATACATGAGCGAAAAGCGCTTGCTCGATATCGTGAATGCGAGCAGTGCCCTCCCGATGCTTTTCCCGATTGCCCAGATTGACGGCAAGCATTATGCGGATGGTTGCGTGACCTCTCCGATTCCGTACCAGCGCGCTTTTGAAAAGGGCTGCGACAAGGTCGTTGTGGTCTCGACGCATTACCCTGGCGAAATTGTGACGGATTTCCGCAAGTATCGTGTGATTTTGAACCCAATGTTCAAGCGCAAGTACCCGGATTTCTTCCGTGCGCTCATGTTGCGTTACAAGCGCTACGAAAAAATGTTTGCCGAGATGGAAAAGCTTGAAAAGGCTGGCAAGATTTTGATTTTCCGCCCGGAAAAAGAAGTTTGCGACCTGTTTGCAACGGATCGTAATGAACTTGACGAATCCTACAACATGGGACTTGAATACGCCAAGCGCCGCATGGGCGACCTCAAAGCCTTCATGGAAATCTAGTAGACGCATGTCATCCTGACGCCGAAGGCGGAAAGACCTAGTCATTTCTAGTATTGAAAAGCCTGCTTTGCGCAGGCTTTTTTGCTATGTCATGCCCGCCTCCGAGCCGGGTATTTTTTTGCTGTCATCCTGGAGCGTAGCGATTGGATCCATTATTTTTTACCTTGTCACCCCGGTCTCTGTACCGGGGTCGCCATCTCGAATAACAAAAAACATTATTACGAATGTAAAACTTTCTTTACCGAATTTTGCAAAAATCATAAACTTACAAAAATGTAAGTGTTTGTGCTCTGGACCCTCGATTTTTTGCGAAAAAAAGCAATCGATAAAACTGCTGAAAAACTAACTTACAAAAATGTAAGAAATTGAAGATTTTTACTCCTTTTTCACTTTTTGGGAGCACCCTTTACTATCTTTACAACCGTTAAAACATTAACAATCTAATTCTCAACGGAGATATAAAAAATGGCAATCAAGAATGCTTACCTTCAGAAGGTTTATGACAAGGTCGTCGCCCGTGACCCGGACCAGGCCCTCTTCCACCAGGCTGTCCGCGAATTCCTCGAATCCCTCGACCCGGTCCTCGAACAGGACAAGTCTTGGGAAACTAACGGCGTGATCGACCGCCTCGTCGAACCGGAACGCGTGATCACTTTCCGCGTACCTTGGCTCGATGACAAGGGTAACGTTCAGGTCAACCGTGGCTACCGCGTGCAGTTCAACTCCGCCATCGGCCCGTACAAGGGCGGTATCCGTCTCCGTAATGAAGTGACGCTTTCCATGCTCAAGTTCCTCGGCTTCGAACAGATCTTCAAGAACAGCTTGACCACGCTCCCCATGGGCGGCGGCAAGGGCGGTTCCGACTTCGATCCTAAGGGCAAGAGCGACAACGAAGTGATGCGTTTCTGCCAGTCCTTCATGACTGAACTCTGCAAGCACGTCGGTGCCGACACGGACGTTCCGGCTGGTGACCAGGGTACTGGCGCTCGCGAAATCGGTTACATGTTCGGTCAGTACAAGCGCATCCGCAACGAATTTGTGGGCGTTCTCACGGGTAAGGGCCTCTCCTATGGTGGTTCTCTCGCTCGTACCGAAGCTACTGGTTACGGCCTCTGCTACTTCACTCGCGAAATGCTCAAGGACCTCGCTAACGACTCCTTCGAAGGCAAGACTGTCGTGATCTCTGGTTCTGGTAACGTTGCTCAGTTCGCTTGCCAGAAGGCAACGCAGCTCGGTGCTAAGGTTGTTACCGTTTCTGACTCCAACGGCTACATCTACGACCCGAACGGCATCAACCTCGACGTCGTTCTCGACCTCAAGAACAACAAGCGCGCTCGTATCAGCGAATACGCTAAGCTTGTTCCGGGTTCTGAATACCACGAAGGTTCTAAGGGCGTTTGGACGGTCAAGTGCGACATCGCTCTTCCGTGCGCAACTCAGAACGAACTCGATCTCGAAGGTGCAAAGGCTCTTATCGCTAACGGCGTGAAGGCTGTTGCTGAAGGTGCTAACATGCCGTCTACTCCGGAAGCTATCGAAGCATTCCAGAAGGCTGGCGTTCTCTTTGGACCTGCCAAGGCTGCTAACGCTGGTGGCGTTGCTACCTCCGGCCTCGAAATGTCTCAGAACTCCGAACGTCTCTCTTGGACCTTCGAAGAAGTGGACAAGAAGCTCGAAGGCATCATGAAGAGCATCTACGCCGCTGCTTCCTCTGCCGCTGTCAAGTACGGCCAGAAGGGCAACCTCGTGATGGGTGCAAACATCGCTGGCTTCCTCAAGGTTGCCGATGCCATGAAGTGGCAGGGTGCTGTGTAATTGACGCGAAAGCGTCATCCTGAGCGACCGTAGGTCGTGAAGGATCCAGTTACATTTCCAATGGCTAAAAGCCATATGCGAAAAGCATTAAAAAAGTCTCCGGTCAAAAGCCGGAGGCTTTTTTTGTTGCCTTAAATATTTACGGGTGTTTACATTACAGAAAACTGATATTTTACATACGGAAGTTGGGGTGGGGCGAAACTTCGTAAATTTTTGGACGAAATTTTTTGAGAAAATGGTGGCTGAGGAGGCTGCTTTTTTGATTTTTTCGGAACAATTTGGACCGTTTTGCAATATGAAGAAGTGTGATATTTCTCACAAATCCTTGTATTTATTGGTGTTAAGAAATAGTTGAGATTAATTTGTTTGAATGTTAAAATTTATTTTATATTAAATGGACTTTTTTAGTATTTTAAGCCTATATTCAATTATAGAGAATGTGGATACTTGCAAATTTTGACCTGTAGGTATCCATGCCAATTAACACAATTAATATTCCAAGTTGGAATACTAGAAGTTGGAGTAAATATATCATTACAAAATTCTTTCGGGGTGTTCTATTTTGAAATATTCTGCTTATTTTAGGTGTAAAATAGGATTGGGTTGACATGAGACTTTTCGATGAACATGTAGTCTTGCGCTTTGCGCTATTGTTAGCGTGT
The DNA window shown above is from Fibrobacter sp. UWB16 and carries:
- a CDS encoding inositol monophosphatase family protein, with product MNTEDFLNVAKELARKAGDLCLELQNNLGDVRYKTVKDVVTIADVSSEKLIVDGLRAAFPTHSIRTEEAGIIEGSDPRYRWIIDPVDGTVNFSRGIPLWGISIALHFEGKPHVAVVNLPKLGELYTAAKGMGAFMNDKQIHVSRESNPTHAIVSNGDFNVGDAAKINAQNSHNFACEAETFERVKCLGSAVIEGCFTACGRIDCFVMTMSYPWDIAAIALLVEEAGGKSTHIDGTPMQFVDAEQVIFTNGLLHDTLVKTLQ
- a CDS encoding acyl-CoA carboxylase subunit beta: MWDKSYLEKLSERNAKAQAGGGAARVEKQHSQGKLTARERLEILFDKGTFKEIGAMRLSQSIELPESKRIYGDGVVTGYGKINGRPVYACSQDFTVSGGSLGSAHAKKICHVMDLALDSMVPFISINDGGGARIEEGVSSLDGYSGIFARNTWASGVIPQISVILGPCAGGACYSPAITDFIFMTEKTSQMFITGPAVVKAVTAEVVTPDQLGGAGVHSSKSGVAHFVYKDDKECLEGVRNLLKYLPQSNTDKSVAQAGTIVDKSADIEEIIPDNFKRAYDVRDVLNCFADKDSFLEIQPEFAKNVVIGFIRLDGNVIGVVANQPKYLAGSLDVDASDKAARFVRFCDSFNIPILTLEDVPGYMPGTKQEHNGIIRHGAKLLFAYAEATVPRVTLILRKAYGGAYIAMNSKNLGADCVFALPIAQIAVMGAEGAVDILRRKEIAASAEPAKLREQYISEYEEKYLNPYIAAGNGFIDEVIEPKSVRDRLVSAFENLKNKKKAVLWKKHGNIPL
- the fabD gene encoding ACP S-malonyltransferase, giving the protein MISYVFPGQGSQFPGMGKDLFESNADVKSMFLKANEILGFNITDVMFNGTAEDLKQTKVTQPAVFLLSVAMAKVQGGKPDMAAGHSLGEFSALTATGAITFEAGLKLVAKRAEAMQKACELRPGTMAAVLGGSDELVEEACAQVKDAAVVPANFNSPGQVVISGEKAGIDQVAAYLTGKVKRVVPLQVGGAFHSPLMESARAELAKAIEETEFSTPVCPVYQNVDAKPHTDPNEIKANLLTQLTSPVRWTQTVKNMIADGATEFKELGPGEVLTNLIKRIQK
- a CDS encoding acyl carrier protein; protein product: MANEEIKSKLKAFFMSDLGVDGDVLNYDTPLFGEEIGLDSVDSLEIISFVDDNFGVSMTGVAKENFQSIDTIAAFIEKNKA
- a CDS encoding beta-ketoacyl-[acyl-carrier-protein] synthase family protein, encoding MTSNNRRCVVSGLGVICAVGNNVEETWKNALNSVSGIHKTTSLDTKNCYADLAAEVNCDTLDDIECPDEKDRASKLCIKAMKEALNDAGLGDFADSSRVSVIIGSCVGGVLSIEQYHRHGKNVNEIPKMPIAAIASQVAEACHAGGIVTNVGNACAAGTISIALACDLIRAGKADVVIAGGSDSFASVPYSGFLSLHALDENGCSPFNHCNGITLGEGAGIVIVESLEHAEKRNAKRYCEVLGAGVTSDAHHITAPREDGVCLLEAMDRAVRNSGIKKSDIGYLNAHGTGTGKNDNAEINAFHKFFDEENPTLSVSSTKVMTGHCLGAAGAIEAVFSIKALTTNTVLPTLHYSAEDSEALKAKVGTMDYVQNTPRAKELECVMSNNVAFGGTNASIVFSKKPGDVQSQVAKDKKIAVTGIGIVSPIGNSKEIYLDAVKNGKLPESASVCSTVTNDDYKELGIKMAFYRKLDNLGQLQTVSGMRALKDANFTVTEDNAKQIGIIVGTSEGGLGATYDFEELIAEAGNAGGSAFKFPHTVYNAAGGYLSILSGIKGYGVTITTGPLSGLDSIGYSMNVIHDGQEDAMMATGTDENLPIITELCQKMNVAADKVVEPYSNSNGFVVGDGSVSIIMETEEYAKSRGAKVYCYALGYGNGRKNVKFGHISGSDEALDLAIKDALNDAGVSIDEIDAVCGFANGFKKIDDIEKGAYARVFGDKLASLPLFQVKERVGEGRAASATLAAAEAALMLGGELAEENAYFIANGEVSKKKVATAGFKKILVTSFATGGSYSAVVLGK
- a CDS encoding SDR family NAD(P)-dependent oxidoreductase, yielding MKVAIVTGSSKGIGKACALRLARDGYTVVVNYSSSDEAALQTLEQIKAEGGDGMVYKANVAVLAEVKQMVRDVFKAYGRIDVLVNNAGIVRDEYLLMMNPDTLDKCFDLNVKGYFYCAQQVAVKMYKQKSGVIINMSSVSSKFALAGQAVYSATKGAVNSFTQTLAKELGGYGIRVNAVAPGFVATEMIEAIPEETRKGYLEKVPLKRFASADEVANVVSALASDQFAYVTGQVIVLDGGLSL
- the fabZ gene encoding 3-hydroxyacyl-ACP dehydratase FabZ translates to MNIYQISEKIAQRPPFQMIEKVTELVPNESATGIKNVSVNEPYFMGHFPGTPIMPGVLICEACAQLCSLVIEKPAEDLEKNLYVLLKIDGFKFVKPVIPGDQLEISVNKTKGGGVIVGFDCVVKVNGNVHAKGSLTFTSIPKESLGK
- a CDS encoding lysophospholipid acyltransferase family protein; protein product: MIEKAKNIIADLFWKFVLFLVVHGVRTYLLIFYRPKMVFLGKSVTSTDLKQPMVIIANHTSMLDPLMVQSLFFHKRSIVVAKDQVEDPHFHWALSRFKNVIPCDRFNLDTEWALLAKKELEKGNSVIIFPEGKCRYDGLMNEFKTGFAFLARSTGAPVLSVGIDGIYKIGHRTQIVVDEPETIERVKGIPSSKHLAERSEYFRQKVWNLKQRALGQTGAILPVAAETPEEIVPEESK
- a CDS encoding patatin family protein; amino-acid sequence: MKIGLSLEGGSRQTIFSAGVLDAWLDEGVYFPYISGVSAGCHAAMNFVTRQRGRFRYIIQPTKIQQGRDKAHRIFDGIQKECHALHYNAAYGDMPFDFHLFFGSGVECEFGLTCLETGRSEFFQEYMSEKRLLDIVNASSALPMLFPIAQIDGKHYADGCVTSPIPYQRAFEKGCDKVVVVSTHYPGEIVTDFRKYRVILNPMFKRKYPDFFRALMLRYKRYEKMFAEMEKLEKAGKILIFRPEKEVCDLFATDRNELDESYNMGLEYAKRRMGDLKAFMEI